A window of Elgaria multicarinata webbii isolate HBS135686 ecotype San Diego chromosome 2, rElgMul1.1.pri, whole genome shotgun sequence contains these coding sequences:
- the BAG5 gene encoding BAG family molecular chaperone regulator 5 encodes MDMGNQHPSIKRLQEIQKEVKELESQVVAFSGLSSDRAYKKLERALTKQLFEIDSVDAEGKGDVQQARKRAAQETERLLKELEQNANHPQRLEIETIFNEAQILVEHEISAFYKGGNCITDEFEEGIQDVIFRLTQVKTGGKISLRKARYRTLTKVCAVQEIIDTCTKQQPSLPLSSDAHPSVSKINSVMCDANKAKGTLIAVLMGVNNNETCRHLSCVLTGLIADLDALDVCGRPEIRNYRKEVVEEINRLQKYLDLEEEADTTYAYDLAQNRCIIKIEEIRKNMREVHASLLKVEKASDLYLRSKAELQGLIAQLDEVSPGKNPCIREARRRAVIEVQTLITYIDLKEALVKRQSFVEQTEAEPPSHKAVWNILGNVSQIQQEVLSFDGNRTDKNYMRLEELLTKQLLALDAIDPQGDERSKVARKQAVKLAQNILYYLDIKTDEWEY; translated from the coding sequence ATGGATATGGGTAACCAACATCCTTCCATAAAAAGGCTGCAAGAAATACAGAAAGAAGTCAAAGAGTTGGAATCACAAGTAGTAGCCTTCAGTGGTCTATCCAGTGACAGAGCTTACAAGAAACTAGAGAGGGCTTTGACTAAACAACTTTTTGAAATAGACTCTGTCGATGCAGAAGGCAAAGGTGATGTTCAACAAGCCAGGAAACGGGCTGCCCAGGAAACTGAAAGGCTGCTTAAAGAACTGGAGCAGAATGCCAATCACCCCCAAAGGCTGGAGATAGAGACCATATTTAACGAAGCACAAATCTTGGTGGAACACGAAATCTCAGCTTTTTATAAAGGAGGCAATTGCATAACTGACGAATTTGAAGAAGGCATTCAGGATGTCATCTTTAGGCTCACTCAGGTGAAAACTGGAGGGAAAATCTCTCTGCGGAAAGCCAGGTATCGCACTCTGACCAAAGTATGTGCCGTTCAAGAGATCATAGACACTTGTACAAAGCAGCAGCCTTCTCTGCCTTTGTCCAGTGATGCACATCCTTCTGTCTCCAAGATTAATTCTGTCATGTGTGATGCGAATAAAGCAAAAGGGACCCTTATTGCTGTTTTAATGGGAGTAAACAACAATGAGACCTGTAGACATTTATCCTGTGTGCTCACAGGCCTGATTGCTGATCTGGATGCCTTAGATGTATGTGGCCGGCCGGAAATAAGAAACTATCGTAAAGAAGTTGTGGAAGAGATCAATAGATTGCAGAAATACCTGGATCTGGAAGAGGAAGCTGATACCACTTACGCATATGACTTGGCACAAAACAGGTGCATTATAAAAATAGAAGAAATCCGCAAGAATATGAGAGAGGTTCATGCTTCTCTTTTAAAAGTAGAAAAGGCTTCAGATTTGTATTTGAGGTCAAAGGCAGAGCTGCAAGGGTTAATCGCCCAGTTGGATGAAGTGAGTCCAGGCAAAAATCCGTGCATCCGAGAAGCCAGGAGGCGGGCAGTGATAGAAGTACAAACCCTCATAACATATATTGACTTAAAGGAGGCACTTGTCAAGAGGCAAAGCTTTGTGGAACAAACGGAAGCAGAGCCTCCATCTCACAAAGCAGTTTGGAATATTCTCGGGAACGTGTCTCAGATTCAGCAGGAAGTGCTGTCTTTTGACGGGAACAGAACGGATAAGAACTACATGAGACTGGAAGAGCTCCTCACTAAACAGCTTCTAGCACTTGATGCTATAGACCCTCAAGGGGATGAGCGCTCAAAAGTAGCCAGGAAACAGGCAGTGAAGCTTGCACAGAATATTCTGTACTATTTAGACATAAAAACAGATGAATGGGAGTACTGA